Proteins found in one Bacteroidales bacterium WCE2008 genomic segment:
- a CDS encoding Fic family protein, with protein MIETPPKLSKSDLSRAISLYGNPQIMTLIQDINDKYLYWSDVKYKKDPAIANPQELWALVHLSRQIQKTFEWPKFGANLSLTNHMQKVCHEIDMQFGGSWGSSSIIPKNDSEIYLVNSLMDEAIASSQIEGASSTRKVAKEMLRKQIKPRSRSEQMISNNYNAINFIVEHKDETLSPELILKLHGLMTRNTLDNPRDEGCFRQSDDIVVQNEITGEIVHYPPKSIEIEGFIEDLCKFANEEIGERFIHPVIKAIIIHYMIAYVHPFVDGNGRTARALFYWYMLKNGYWLTQYLTISTVIYKSKPRYERSFLYGENDGNDMGYFITYNLHVLEQAFDGLKNYIQKKIKQKQESLELMQDVDLTERQRTILSYFVKNPYLELTATEVSVRCMVTHPTAQSDINVLVGMKLLKKVPVNKKQNKYIKGEEFDKMMNRPSEKI; from the coding sequence ATGATAGAAACACCTCCAAAACTATCCAAATCTGATTTGTCCAGAGCCATATCTCTGTATGGTAATCCTCAGATAATGACCTTAATACAAGATATCAATGATAAATACTTGTATTGGTCTGACGTGAAATATAAGAAAGATCCGGCAATTGCAAATCCGCAGGAGTTATGGGCCCTGGTCCATCTTAGCAGGCAAATACAGAAAACTTTTGAATGGCCAAAGTTTGGGGCGAATCTTAGCTTGACAAACCATATGCAAAAGGTCTGTCATGAGATTGATATGCAGTTTGGTGGATCTTGGGGTAGTTCGTCAATTATTCCCAAGAACGACAGCGAAATTTATTTGGTCAACTCTTTGATGGATGAAGCAATCGCCTCAAGTCAGATAGAAGGTGCTTCTTCAACCAGAAAAGTAGCCAAGGAGATGCTTAGAAAACAGATCAAGCCGAGGTCTCGTTCCGAGCAGATGATATCAAATAATTACAATGCCATTAACTTTATAGTAGAGCATAAAGATGAAACCTTGTCTCCGGAACTAATCCTTAAGTTGCATGGTTTGATGACCCGTAATACTCTTGATAACCCACGGGATGAGGGATGTTTCAGGCAAAGCGATGATATCGTTGTCCAAAATGAAATAACCGGAGAGATTGTTCACTATCCTCCGAAGAGTATCGAAATAGAAGGTTTTATAGAAGACTTGTGCAAATTTGCAAACGAAGAAATAGGAGAACGTTTCATTCATCCTGTAATCAAAGCGATCATTATCCATTATATGATAGCTTATGTGCATCCTTTTGTTGACGGCAACGGAAGAACGGCTAGAGCTTTATTTTATTGGTACATGCTAAAGAACGGATATTGGCTTACACAGTATCTGACAATCTCAACGGTGATATACAAGTCAAAGCCAAGGTATGAAAGGTCTTTTTTATATGGGGAAAACGACGGGAACGATATGGGGTATTTCATAACATATAACCTACATGTTCTTGAGCAAGCCTTTGACGGATTAAAAAACTATATTCAGAAGAAGATAAAGCAGAAACAAGAATCATTGGAATTAATGCAAGACGTTGACTTGACCGAGCGCCAGAGAACCATTCTGTCGTACTTTGTTAAGAATCCATATCTTGAACTCACGGCAACCGAGGTTTCGGTCAGGTGTATGGTTACCCATCCTACGGCCCAGTCGGATATTAATGTGCTAGTCGGAATGAAATTACTTAAGAAAGTACCTGTCAATAAAAAGCAAAACAAGTATATAAAGGGTGAAGAGTTTGATAAGATGATGAACCGTCCATCTGAAAAAATATGA
- a CDS encoding 8-oxo-dGTP diphosphatase, producing MKTIEVVAAIIRKGDKIFATQRGYGDFKDWWEFPGGKMEAGESPEAALIREIHEELSTEISVDKFLHTVEWDYPKFHLTMHCFMCSLLTEALHLNEHEAARWLSRDDLRSVNWLPADEILLPLIEKELEI from the coding sequence ATGAAAACAATCGAAGTAGTAGCAGCGATTATCCGCAAGGGGGACAAGATATTTGCCACCCAGAGGGGTTATGGCGATTTCAAGGACTGGTGGGAGTTCCCGGGCGGGAAAATGGAGGCCGGAGAGTCGCCGGAGGCCGCGCTGATCAGGGAAATCCACGAGGAGCTCTCGACGGAAATCAGCGTCGACAAGTTCCTCCACACGGTCGAATGGGACTATCCGAAGTTCCATCTGACGATGCACTGCTTCATGTGCTCGCTGCTGACAGAGGCCCTGCATCTGAATGAGCATGAGGCCGCCCGCTGGCTCTCCAGGGACGACCTCCGCAGCGTCAACTGGCTCCCCGCCGACGAAATCCTCCTCCCGCTGATCGAGAAAGAGCTTGAGATTTAA
- a CDS encoding Helicase conserved C-terminal domain-containing protein, giving the protein MESLSTNKLVDGYQKAFIDASIESDPTYSPSLLVNSHGRKVLNVLEKELKGCDDLFISVAFITMGGIAPLLGTLKDLEKKGTRGRILTTDYLMFSDPKALDKLSSLSNLDVRVFKTGENNIGFHTKGYMFHNGDNLRIIVGSSNLTQDAITKNHEWNTRLVSTTEGSYAKEIESEFNDLWESSVCYDEYRNEYSELYENSKRERNEITRLTRSLDLSYSQVLQPNRMQAAFSLNIEKVIRDGGKRALLISATGTGKTYASAFAIRKLFSENILKGKKMLFLSHREQINRQALKSYKRIFGKNIPMELLSGTQNDTEKALSTPFLFSTMQMMAKDHIREQFNPKEFSVIILDECHRSGAESYQKIINYFQPELLLGMSASPERTDGFDVFSLFDHNIACEVRLQQALENDMLCPFHYFGITDLEIEGEDNNDLTRFRHLTSDKRVKYILDRAEYYGFSGERVKGLVFCSRKDEAKELSAKFNETGRYNTIMLSGDDSQEMREDAIERLVSDRRKDRLDYIFTVDIFNEGVDVPEINQVILLRPTQSPIIFVQQLGRGLRKADGKEFVVVLDFIGNYQTNYMIPIALSGDRTGNKDNIRRSLMEGNNIIKGASTIYFDEISRDRIYKSIDTANLNHIQILKTEYQALKYKLGRIPKLKEFDDMGELDPLRIIDNKGSYQAFLRDYEKDFHEKWDAAQYQILEFISRKFASGMRIHELALLRMLIDGPAKDEIYEALLLNDYGIELDNLSRVCVESVLGGKFFRGKDFQIQLAHHSGNRYELSEVFTDYLSDSSYKEAVKELLEFGIYRYERDYSKPYTGTQFNLYKKYTYAEVCWLLNWKNEEVAQNIGGYKYDSYSKTYPIFINYEKEEDISASTKYEDRFIEPASLIAISKNNRRIESNDVQNAVNSVSKGILMPLFVRKNKDDKTSKEFYFLGTIRHNGYLEQFVMNGTDGVTAVEIGYKLDTPVENNLYEYITEQSL; this is encoded by the coding sequence ATGGAGTCCCTGTCCACAAATAAATTAGTCGATGGATACCAGAAGGCATTCATCGACGCCTCGATTGAGTCTGACCCCACATATTCTCCAAGTCTTCTCGTCAATTCTCATGGGCGAAAAGTCCTCAATGTTCTGGAAAAAGAATTAAAGGGCTGCGATGACCTGTTCATTAGCGTTGCATTTATAACGATGGGAGGAATCGCCCCGTTGTTGGGAACGCTCAAAGATTTGGAGAAGAAAGGCACTCGTGGCAGGATTCTCACCACGGATTACCTCATGTTCAGCGACCCGAAAGCATTGGACAAACTCTCATCGCTGAGCAACCTGGATGTGCGAGTATTCAAAACGGGAGAAAACAACATCGGTTTTCATACGAAAGGGTACATGTTCCACAATGGTGACAACCTGCGAATAATCGTAGGAAGCTCAAATCTCACACAGGATGCTATCACTAAGAACCATGAATGGAACACCCGTCTTGTATCGACGACAGAAGGCTCTTATGCGAAAGAAATAGAATCGGAATTCAACGACTTATGGGAATCCTCTGTATGCTACGATGAATACAGAAACGAGTATTCCGAGTTATATGAGAATAGCAAACGAGAGAGAAATGAGATTACACGGCTGACAAGAAGCCTGGATCTCAGTTATTCTCAGGTTCTTCAACCTAATAGAATGCAGGCAGCCTTCTCTTTGAATATCGAGAAAGTAATCAGAGATGGCGGAAAGCGAGCTCTGCTCATTTCCGCGACCGGTACTGGAAAAACGTATGCCTCCGCATTCGCAATACGAAAGCTCTTTTCGGAAAACATACTGAAAGGAAAGAAAATGCTTTTCCTTTCCCATCGAGAACAGATAAATCGACAAGCGCTTAAGAGCTACAAGAGGATATTTGGCAAAAATATCCCGATGGAGTTGCTTAGTGGTACCCAAAATGACACAGAAAAGGCGCTAAGCACCCCGTTCCTCTTCTCTACGATGCAGATGATGGCGAAAGACCATATCCGGGAACAGTTCAATCCAAAGGAGTTTTCTGTGATAATTCTTGATGAGTGTCATCGAAGCGGGGCAGAGAGCTATCAAAAGATAATCAACTATTTCCAGCCTGAGCTTCTTCTGGGAATGTCCGCTTCGCCGGAAAGAACTGATGGCTTTGATGTCTTCTCGCTTTTTGATCATAACATAGCTTGTGAAGTTCGTCTACAGCAGGCTCTTGAGAATGATATGCTTTGCCCTTTCCACTATTTTGGAATCACTGATCTTGAAATAGAAGGTGAGGATAATAATGATTTAACTCGCTTCCGTCATTTGACCTCAGACAAAAGAGTAAAATATATCCTCGATCGGGCTGAATATTACGGATTCAGTGGAGAGAGAGTGAAGGGGCTAGTGTTCTGTAGCAGAAAGGACGAAGCAAAAGAACTGAGTGCGAAATTCAACGAGACTGGTCGCTATAACACGATAATGTTGTCCGGTGATGATTCTCAAGAAATGAGAGAGGATGCCATCGAAAGGTTGGTTTCAGACAGACGAAAAGACAGGCTTGACTATATTTTTACTGTAGATATATTCAACGAAGGAGTCGATGTCCCGGAGATAAATCAGGTGATTCTACTTCGTCCAACGCAGTCCCCGATTATCTTTGTTCAGCAGCTCGGCCGTGGCCTCAGAAAAGCAGACGGGAAGGAATTTGTCGTTGTCCTGGATTTCATTGGGAACTACCAGACTAATTACATGATTCCGATTGCCCTTTCTGGAGATCGCACTGGAAATAAGGATAACATTCGACGGTCCTTAATGGAGGGCAACAATATTATCAAAGGCGCTTCAACTATATACTTTGATGAGATATCCAGGGACAGGATATATAAGTCCATAGATACTGCGAATCTTAATCATATTCAGATTTTAAAAACTGAATATCAAGCGCTTAAATATAAACTGGGTCGAATTCCAAAACTGAAGGAATTCGATGATATGGGTGAATTGGATCCGCTTCGTATAATCGACAACAAAGGCTCATATCAAGCCTTCCTGCGTGATTACGAAAAAGACTTCCATGAAAAATGGGATGCCGCTCAATATCAAATTCTGGAGTTTATTTCAAGAAAGTTTGCATCCGGCATGCGAATTCATGAGCTTGCGCTTCTACGTATGTTGATTGATGGTCCTGCAAAGGATGAGATTTATGAAGCACTGCTCTTAAACGACTATGGTATTGAGTTGGATAATCTTTCCAGGGTTTGCGTTGAGTCTGTTTTAGGAGGTAAATTTTTCAGGGGAAAAGATTTCCAGATACAGCTTGCGCATCATTCTGGTAATCGGTATGAACTATCTGAAGTATTTACGGATTACCTTTCCGACAGCAGCTATAAGGAAGCTGTTAAGGAATTGCTAGAATTCGGCATATATCGATATGAAAGGGATTATTCAAAACCATACACCGGCACTCAGTTTAATCTTTACAAGAAATACACATATGCTGAAGTTTGCTGGCTCCTAAACTGGAAAAACGAGGAGGTAGCCCAAAATATTGGAGGATACAAATATGACTCCTATTCAAAGACATATCCGATTTTTATCAACTATGAGAAGGAAGAGGATATTTCTGCATCAACAAAATATGAGGATAGATTTATCGAGCCAGCGTCGCTGATAGCAATCTCGAAAAATAATAGAAGGATAGAATCTAATGATGTTCAGAATGCCGTGAATAGTGTCTCAAAAGGAATTCTAATGCCTTTATTTGTAAGAAAAAACAAGGATGACAAGACATCTAAAGAATTCTATTTCCTTGGGACTATCCGTCATAATGGATATCTTGAACAATTTGTCATGAACGGTACTGATGGTGTCACGGCTGTTGAAATAGGATATAAGCTGGATACTCCAGTAGAGAACAATTTATACGAATATATAACAGAGCAATCTTTATGA
- a CDS encoding T/G mismatch-specific endonuclease (manually curated), producing the protein MADNTTSLQRHNNMAAIHSDSTKPEMTLRRALWGRGFRYRTNVRSLPGSPDIVLPRYRTAIFVNGCFWHGHRGCRNYTVPKTNTEFWVAKVARNQERDQVVWRMLEAKGWSVVIVWECELKKACLDATVDRVCAEIRRNGERYREFQAARRKAREEYRREQRARKEREAQWRADLKKYVNL; encoded by the coding sequence TTGGCAGATAATACTACATCCCTCCAGCGCCACAACAACATGGCGGCGATTCACTCCGACTCGACGAAGCCGGAGATGACGCTGCGGCGTGCGCTGTGGGGGCGGGGATTCAGGTATCGGACGAATGTGCGGAGTCTGCCGGGGTCGCCGGATATCGTGTTGCCGAGATACAGGACCGCGATTTTCGTGAACGGCTGTTTCTGGCATGGGCACAGGGGCTGCAGGAACTATACCGTGCCGAAGACGAACACGGAGTTCTGGGTGGCGAAGGTTGCACGGAACCAGGAGCGGGACCAGGTGGTCTGGAGGATGCTGGAGGCGAAGGGCTGGAGCGTGGTCATAGTCTGGGAATGCGAGTTGAAGAAGGCCTGTCTGGACGCTACCGTGGACCGTGTATGCGCCGAGATTCGCCGCAACGGGGAGCGCTATCGGGAGTTTCAGGCGGCTCGCCGGAAGGCCCGCGAGGAGTACCGGCGGGAGCAGCGGGCCCGGAAGGAACGGGAAGCTCAGTGGCGCGCCGATTTGAAAAAATATGTAAATCTTTGA
- a CDS encoding Tetratricopeptide repeat-containing protein, which yields MKRILATILLTFVLAFLNCTEISAQQIVSTNVKVEQLTTEMEQQKATIQQLQSENHDLAKQVESLSGVKEELLRDNTRLRDDMSHWLNVIAIIFTLAGVLLGVAVPLITRKDIKDILDVRIKEVADKAKNADDALNETKVLKKEISEIKNKIKQESENAAKSAKEAKVSQLFAEALSEKDSLKAIALYDEVIELDPNNLSAYNNRGILKTEMGDKEGALKDYDKAIDLKPDFSEAYNNRGSLKAEMGDKEGALKDYDKAIDLKPDFSEAYNNRGSLKAEMGDKEGALKDYDKAIDLKPDYASAYYNRGSLKAEMGDKEGALKDYDKAIELKADYAKAYNNRGVLKSEMGDKEGALKDYDKAIDLKPDYARAYNNRGILKKDMGDKDGAMKDYDKAIDLKPDYSEAYNNRSDLKIIIGDFDGAMVDIKNAIYLDSSDSVSYFTLAELYEAMVNAEIDEAKKSEYLAKAAEARVKAEDLKKKNNQ from the coding sequence ATGAAACGTATCCTAGCAACCATTCTTCTTACTTTTGTTTTAGCCTTTCTTAACTGTACAGAGATTTCTGCTCAGCAGATTGTCTCTACGAATGTAAAAGTAGAGCAACTGACAACAGAGATGGAGCAACAAAAAGCGACCATTCAACAACTTCAATCTGAGAATCATGATTTAGCGAAACAGGTTGAATCTTTGAGCGGTGTTAAAGAAGAACTTCTTCGGGACAATACTAGGCTGCGGGATGACATGTCGCATTGGCTCAACGTGATTGCCATTATCTTTACTTTGGCAGGCGTTCTTCTTGGTGTTGCTGTTCCTTTAATTACAAGGAAAGATATTAAAGATATTCTTGACGTACGAATTAAAGAGGTGGCTGATAAGGCTAAGAATGCAGATGATGCATTAAATGAGACCAAGGTCCTGAAGAAAGAAATCTCTGAAATAAAGAATAAGATTAAACAAGAGTCGGAGAACGCAGCAAAATCTGCTAAAGAGGCAAAAGTCAGTCAGTTGTTTGCTGAGGCTTTGTCGGAAAAGGATTCTCTTAAGGCCATCGCTCTTTATGATGAGGTGATAGAACTTGATCCAAATAACTTGTCGGCTTATAACAATCGCGGCATTCTAAAAACAGAAATGGGCGACAAAGAAGGCGCCCTGAAGGATTATGACAAGGCAATTGACTTGAAACCTGATTTTTCGGAAGCCTATAACAATCGCGGCAGCCTTAAAGCTGAAATGGGCGACAAAGAAGGCGCCCTGAAGGATTATGACAAGGCAATTGACTTGAAACCTGATTTTTCGGAAGCCTATAACAATCGCGGCAGCCTTAAAGCTGAAATGGGCGACAAAGAAGGCGCCCTGAAGGATTATGACAAGGCGATTGACTTGAAACCTGATTATGCGAGTGCCTATTACAATCGCGGCAGCCTTAAAGCTGAAATGGGCGACAAAGAAGGCGCCCTGAAGGATTATGACAAGGCGATCGAATTGAAAGCCGATTATGCGAAGGCCTATAACAATCGCGGCGTTCTAAAAAGTGAAATGGGCGATAAAGAAGGCGCCCTGAAGGATTATGACAAGGCGATTGACTTGAAACCTGATTATGCGAGAGCCTATAACAATCGCGGCATCCTTAAAAAAGATATGGGCGACAAAGATGGTGCAATGAAGGACTACGACAAGGCGATTGACTTGAAACCTGATTATTCGGAAGCCTATAACAATCGCAGTGATTTGAAAATCATTATAGGCGATTTCGACGGAGCTATGGTTGACATCAAAAATGCTATTTATTTAGATTCGTCTGATTCAGTGTCATATTTTACTCTCGCCGAACTCTATGAGGCGATGGTCAATGCCGAAATAGACGAGGCTAAGAAGTCAGAATACCTCGCAAAAGCCGCAGAGGCTAGAGTGAAAGCTGAAGATCTAAAAAAGAAGAACAATCAATAA
- a CDS encoding Superfamily I DNA and/or RNA helicase: protein MPTTKQIVFLKDKSGLFNLRDDLESFGYDERRKRYYVQFKKAEKYLYYNSANVDIARFSRQLEPPFRVTRKKDGEVFFNVLGVRIFEGRENTAYRIIYENGTGKNYPADYISIDEHIDDYRSINVWGYLNEVAKYNVIPTDDDKTVSLANKYAKMEFVSKNSLLETYLNVEKYENADLGQNAPIFPFGCNRSQYKAVKNALENKISVIQGPPGTGKTQTILNIMANLLWSGKTMEIVSNNNSAVENVKEKLNAADLGFLCAQLGRESNKKAFSESQTGVFPEMDSWKQDDVKSLRQEAISLSRRLQELYECQENLALCSEELNEYRRQVERFPKKYISQRRWGVEILEKYFLLTSRELERRHNLSWWTRFRLRYHRLPATNDAPDAIQYLLFVAKIKKLESKCKKYSEAVQDIDAKNERLRDLSMLVLKDYLFRKYGANKERTVFSVDDIFFKTRSFLQNYPIVLSTTFSATSNINQAYKFDYLIMDEASQVDIAAGALALSCANNAVIVGDLKQLPNVVDSKTEEIVSAIFAKYDIAEAYRYSTNSFLSSICKLYPTIPQTLLREHYRCDPLIIGFCSKQFYNGDLIPMKKSESEFAPIRVVRTVKGNHARGKVNIRQIETITQEVLPTLEERFTDIGIIAPYNKQVNALHDELEKTGRHYVAATVHKFQGRENDAIVLSTVDNQVQDFTDDPHLLNVAVSRAKKQFTLVVSADEQPDSNIRDLIDYIEYYQGKSEQSEISSIFDLLYEDYTQDLLNFYKTHKKVSEYDSENLTYWAIHDAIKERGFSRLGILLHYPLRHLITSASNLTTEQRVYASRSWTHVDFLIYDTVSHKAKLAIEVDGTQYHKKGTKQSMRDELKDSILSSIGLPLLRLSTAGSQEMEQIGQALSQA, encoded by the coding sequence ATGCCTACGACAAAACAAATAGTATTCTTGAAGGATAAGTCGGGACTTTTCAATCTCCGAGATGATCTTGAATCTTTCGGATATGATGAACGACGAAAGAGATACTATGTGCAATTCAAGAAAGCCGAAAAATACCTTTACTATAACTCTGCAAACGTTGATATCGCCAGATTCTCTAGGCAGCTTGAACCTCCGTTCCGCGTAACGAGGAAAAAAGATGGCGAGGTTTTCTTCAATGTGCTAGGTGTCCGTATATTTGAGGGGAGAGAAAATACGGCATACAGGATTATCTACGAAAACGGAACCGGGAAGAATTATCCGGCAGATTATATATCAATCGATGAACACATTGACGATTACCGATCAATAAATGTCTGGGGTTATCTCAATGAGGTTGCTAAGTACAATGTTATTCCTACTGATGACGATAAAACGGTCAGTCTTGCCAATAAATACGCCAAGATGGAATTCGTTTCCAAAAATTCCCTTTTGGAAACATACCTCAATGTTGAAAAATACGAAAACGCTGATTTAGGTCAGAACGCTCCGATTTTCCCCTTTGGGTGTAACAGGAGCCAGTATAAGGCTGTCAAGAATGCTTTAGAAAACAAGATCAGCGTTATCCAGGGGCCTCCGGGGACTGGTAAGACACAGACCATTCTCAATATCATGGCCAATCTGCTCTGGTCAGGGAAGACGATGGAAATTGTGTCTAACAACAACTCCGCCGTTGAAAATGTTAAGGAGAAACTGAATGCGGCTGATCTCGGTTTCCTGTGTGCTCAGCTGGGACGAGAGAGTAACAAAAAGGCTTTTTCTGAAAGCCAGACGGGCGTTTTCCCTGAAATGGATTCCTGGAAACAGGACGATGTCAAGAGTCTGCGACAAGAAGCTATTTCGCTTTCCCGCCGTCTACAAGAATTGTATGAATGTCAGGAGAATCTGGCACTTTGCTCAGAGGAACTTAATGAGTACAGAAGACAGGTGGAGCGGTTCCCAAAGAAATACATTTCGCAGAGGCGCTGGGGTGTTGAAATCCTTGAAAAATATTTTCTACTTACTAGTCGAGAACTTGAGCGTCGGCATAATCTCTCATGGTGGACTCGTTTCCGTTTGCGTTATCATCGCCTTCCTGCCACAAACGATGCTCCAGATGCTATTCAGTATTTACTCTTCGTGGCGAAGATTAAGAAGTTGGAGAGTAAATGTAAAAAATACAGCGAGGCGGTGCAGGATATAGATGCAAAGAATGAGCGGTTGAGGGATCTCTCGATGCTTGTCCTAAAGGATTATTTATTCAGAAAATATGGCGCAAATAAAGAGCGCACAGTATTCTCTGTTGACGATATATTTTTCAAGACAAGGAGTTTCCTGCAGAATTACCCGATAGTCCTTAGCACAACATTCTCCGCAACTTCAAATATTAATCAAGCATATAAGTTTGATTATCTTATTATGGATGAGGCTTCACAAGTGGATATTGCCGCAGGAGCGCTTGCTCTAAGCTGTGCGAATAATGCCGTAATAGTCGGAGATCTTAAGCAATTGCCAAACGTAGTAGATAGCAAGACCGAAGAGATTGTAAGCGCCATATTTGCTAAATATGATATCGCGGAAGCTTATAGATATTCTACAAACAGTTTCTTGTCTTCCATTTGCAAATTATATCCAACAATCCCTCAGACGCTCTTACGAGAGCACTATCGCTGCGATCCCCTTATCATTGGTTTTTGCAGTAAGCAGTTCTATAACGGAGACCTCATCCCAATGAAAAAGAGCGAATCTGAATTCGCCCCGATTCGTGTGGTGAGGACGGTGAAAGGAAACCATGCAAGAGGAAAGGTTAATATCCGTCAGATAGAAACCATAACTCAGGAAGTTTTACCGACTTTAGAAGAAAGATTCACAGACATCGGAATCATTGCTCCGTATAATAAACAAGTGAACGCTCTCCATGATGAACTCGAGAAAACAGGACGACATTATGTTGCCGCTACTGTCCATAAGTTCCAAGGGCGAGAAAATGATGCTATCGTTCTTTCTACGGTGGATAATCAAGTACAGGATTTTACGGACGATCCACATCTGCTAAATGTAGCAGTGTCCCGGGCAAAAAAGCAGTTTACTCTTGTTGTATCTGCTGACGAACAACCTGATTCTAATATCCGGGATCTGATCGATTATATTGAGTATTATCAGGGAAAGAGCGAACAGAGCGAGATCTCATCAATCTTTGACTTGTTGTATGAGGACTATACGCAAGATCTCCTCAATTTCTACAAGACGCACAAAAAGGTTTCTGAGTATGATTCCGAGAATCTGACATATTGGGCCATCCACGATGCTATTAAAGAAAGAGGTTTTTCTCGTCTTGGTATTTTGTTGCATTATCCTCTCCGTCATTTGATCACGTCAGCCTCTAACTTAACCACTGAGCAAAGAGTGTACGCTTCCCGTTCGTGGACGCATGTCGATTTTCTAATCTATGATACGGTGTCGCACAAGGCAAAACTGGCCATAGAGGTGGATGGGACACAGTATCATAAAAAAGGGACAAAACAAAGCATGAGAGACGAACTGAAAGATTCAATACTTTCATCCATCGGACTTCCTTTACTGCGGTTAAGTACGGCAGGATCTCAAGAAATGGAACAAATCGGGCAGGCTTTGTCCCAAGCCTGA